A DNA window from Paenibacillus sp. HWE-109 contains the following coding sequences:
- a CDS encoding Cof-type HAD-IIB family hydrolase, whose protein sequence is MGTYKLIALDMDGTLLNEDKKISDENREAIQQATALGKTVIMSTGRGAISAMPYIEELGLNTPLVVVNGSEVWESPTKLHKRTLLATETVRNLHTLAQEHDCWWWAYSVDQGVFNRESEQLDIEGQAWLKFGFYTENPEKLQRIRGIVENWGILEITNSHPSNIELNPRGISKASGVEMVCQLLGIQMSEVIAMGDSENDITMIREAGLGVAMGNAQDEVKRIADVTTVTNEEHAVAKVIRTYMLQD, encoded by the coding sequence GTGGGAACTTACAAATTAATTGCTCTTGATATGGACGGCACACTGCTGAACGAGGATAAGAAAATCTCGGATGAAAATCGTGAAGCGATTCAACAGGCGACTGCTTTGGGTAAGACTGTAATTATGTCTACAGGCCGCGGGGCTATCAGCGCAATGCCCTATATTGAAGAGCTGGGGCTTAACACGCCTCTTGTCGTAGTCAATGGCAGCGAAGTATGGGAGTCACCGACGAAGCTGCATAAAAGGACCCTGCTGGCCACAGAAACAGTGCGCAATTTGCATACACTGGCTCAAGAACACGACTGCTGGTGGTGGGCTTATTCTGTGGATCAAGGCGTCTTTAATCGCGAAAGCGAGCAATTGGACATTGAGGGACAAGCTTGGTTAAAGTTCGGATTCTATACGGAAAATCCAGAGAAATTGCAGCGAATTCGCGGTATCGTCGAAAACTGGGGAATTCTTGAGATTACGAACTCGCATCCAAGCAATATTGAGTTAAATCCACGCGGCATTAGCAAGGCAAGCGGTGTTGAGATGGTGTGTCAGCTGCTCGGCATTCAAATGTCCGAAGTTATTGCGATGGGCGATAGCGAGAATGACATCACGATGATTCGTGAGGCAGGTCTCGGCGTCGCCATGGGGAATGCCCAGGACGAAGTAAAGCGCATCGCGGATGTAACAACGGTGACGAACGAGGAACATGCGGTTGCGAAGGTCATTCGTACGTATATGCTGCAAGATTAA
- a CDS encoding DUF456 domain-containing protein translates to MIALGWSLVIILFVVGMIGAVYPVLPGVLAIYGAFFLYGWLISFEPFTVLFWIIQTIIVVIILVADYAVSALGVKKFGGSKAAIIGSTIGLIVGPFVIPGFGLIIGPFIGAVIGEIIIGTNWKKAVSAGVGSVVGFFASSVVKIVLQLAMIIVFLIWVF, encoded by the coding sequence TTGATCGCTTTAGGCTGGAGTTTAGTTATTATTTTATTTGTTGTCGGGATGATTGGCGCGGTTTATCCGGTTCTACCTGGCGTCTTAGCCATCTATGGGGCATTCTTTCTCTATGGCTGGTTGATTAGCTTTGAGCCTTTCACTGTTTTGTTCTGGATTATTCAGACCATTATTGTTGTGATCATTTTGGTGGCGGATTACGCGGTAAGCGCGCTTGGCGTCAAAAAATTTGGCGGTTCGAAGGCTGCGATTATCGGTAGTACGATCGGACTGATCGTTGGGCCTTTTGTGATCCCGGGATTCGGTTTGATCATTGGCCCTTTCATCGGGGCAGTCATTGGCGAGATCATCATCGGGACCAATTGGAAAAAGGCGGTCAGCGCCGGCGTCGGCTCTGTCGTCGGTTTCTTCGCCAGCAGTGTGGTGAAAATTGTCCTGCAATTGGCTATGATTATTGTTTTCTTGATTTGGGTTTTTTGA
- a CDS encoding putative polysaccharide biosynthesis protein — MTKETKDSLVKGTLILTVAALVARFLGVFQRIPLVHLLHEGGMGSYSIAFNLYSILLVVATAGIPSALSKMVSEKYAIGRPAEAERIYRAAIWFAIAAGVLMTVVLYFFAPIYAERISHGGPDATLATRAIAPAMLFFPLIAIMRGYFQGRQNMMPNGVSQVVEQVFRLVTSIGLAFLLLNISLGWGVAGASFGGVMGGIAALAVMLYYAWKMKRRDAQSLKGGATQAVVNQTAAAGSIASQQAPARYRDIYRSLLKLSIPIVIFSVTVTLVYAIDTSIIIPLLEGTIGRSEALGLVGIIGGRAQSLAGIPIILAIALSQSVVPIISAAYSRKDLKQVGHQTTRVLQLSILSGLPAVLVIAIAARPLDFFMFGHEDTAYGMSHGPYMISLLTLGAMFQIVMQTSGAVLMGMGRMKPLMLHVGAGIAVKLAGSFLLAPWLGIYGIIISTGLCFIAMSWLNLRTLRKEVKFTILGRRFIGLFVTILVMVILGYAAEWLTHTYIQPTSWYRLNEGINAILVCGFTAALYPVLLMATRVVTKDDVKNFPAPVQKLISKAGKVLKRS, encoded by the coding sequence TTGACGAAGGAAACCAAAGATTCTCTTGTGAAAGGGACGCTCATTCTCACCGTGGCCGCGCTAGTAGCGCGGTTTCTCGGCGTTTTTCAGCGGATTCCGCTGGTGCACCTGCTGCATGAGGGGGGCATGGGCAGTTATTCCATTGCTTTCAATTTATACTCCATCCTGCTTGTTGTCGCTACAGCTGGTATTCCAAGCGCACTAAGTAAGATGGTGTCGGAGAAGTATGCCATTGGCAGGCCTGCGGAAGCAGAACGGATCTACCGCGCAGCCATTTGGTTTGCGATCGCAGCAGGTGTTCTGATGACGGTTGTGCTATATTTCTTTGCTCCTATTTATGCGGAACGAATTTCGCATGGAGGTCCTGATGCTACACTAGCTACCCGCGCGATAGCGCCGGCGATGCTGTTCTTCCCGCTTATAGCTATCATGCGAGGATATTTCCAAGGCAGACAGAACATGATGCCTAACGGGGTGTCCCAGGTTGTGGAACAAGTATTCAGGTTGGTTACATCCATTGGACTTGCATTCCTATTATTAAATATCAGTTTAGGCTGGGGAGTTGCGGGCGCTTCTTTCGGCGGTGTGATGGGTGGTATAGCAGCCCTTGCCGTCATGCTGTATTATGCGTGGAAAATGAAGCGCAGAGATGCGCAGTCGCTGAAAGGCGGCGCTACTCAAGCTGTGGTTAACCAAACGGCGGCAGCGGGGAGCATCGCCTCCCAACAAGCTCCGGCGAGATATCGGGATATTTACCGCAGCTTACTTAAGCTCTCGATTCCAATTGTTATTTTCTCGGTAACGGTGACACTGGTCTATGCCATTGACACATCGATTATTATCCCCCTCTTAGAGGGGACAATTGGCCGCAGCGAGGCGCTTGGCTTGGTTGGTATTATTGGTGGGCGGGCCCAGTCGTTGGCAGGTATCCCGATCATTTTGGCGATAGCCTTGAGTCAATCGGTTGTACCTATCATCTCAGCGGCGTATTCTCGCAAAGATTTGAAGCAAGTTGGCCACCAGACCACGAGGGTGCTGCAACTGTCCATTTTATCTGGATTGCCTGCTGTGCTAGTGATTGCAATTGCTGCTCGCCCACTGGACTTTTTCATGTTCGGACATGAGGATACGGCATATGGCATGAGTCATGGACCCTACATGATCTCTCTGCTCACCTTGGGCGCAATGTTTCAAATTGTGATGCAAACTTCAGGCGCCGTCCTGATGGGGATGGGCCGAATGAAGCCGCTAATGCTTCATGTTGGCGCGGGTATTGCGGTTAAGCTTGCTGGAAGTTTCTTGCTTGCTCCATGGCTTGGTATCTATGGAATCATCATTTCGACAGGACTTTGCTTTATAGCGATGTCTTGGCTCAACTTGCGAACTTTACGCAAGGAAGTCAAGTTTACGATTCTAGGTCGACGATTCATCGGCCTGTTCGTCACCATTCTGGTTATGGTTATTCTTGGCTATGCGGCAGAATGGCTCACACATACCTATATTCAGCCAACAAGCTGGTACCGTCTGAACGAAGGGATTAATGCTATTCTCGTCTGTGGCTTCACTGCTGCTTTGTATCCCGTTTTGTTGATGGCAACTCGTGTTGTTACGAAGGACGACGTGAAGAACTTCCCTGCACCTGTTCAGAAGCTTATCTCTAAGGCTGGCAAGGTTTTGAAACGCTCCTAA
- a CDS encoding DUF2515 family protein has product MGGTTKQRKWKDTALWAKIRQFPSQLRGFIEQHMKEKTSLFQPVPVSKDTVQRLDSEWTKQLELTQGGVVSSQAAEEESQLLQQIRTITEQKNRNNVTRTEAYWHIYAENPELHWALLAHMVSRNGGWCMTDLQGDMLPRLLPAKLADSLFAFLERANSLIFHDAYPQLLLYQESKKKNKPLFHLLTALGVSSWMLPVWEEFWRSHDAAVLTISLIVNEQNFIEHRIVQNELYQKTVLDQLLFKSQAFLQLNQVAFPFKLRSANEPGNPWHFAGLILEHFAHLSERIEFGKSLYAIIYGVPEVLQGVVRFASSTPHTGSRADYWPKHYSPIAKTSPDTKYQRRLDGSAWKANAVPLYSPPLAQAWPDRLVAPVEPGDWFTDVSKPLSHMTAIPVPVPFDMTNEIFDGLNKLELAICAKELL; this is encoded by the coding sequence GTGGGAGGAACGACAAAACAGAGGAAGTGGAAGGATACAGCACTTTGGGCAAAAATAAGGCAATTTCCTTCTCAGCTTAGAGGCTTCATCGAGCAGCACATGAAAGAAAAAACTTCGCTTTTCCAGCCTGTACCGGTATCCAAAGACACCGTTCAGCGACTGGACTCTGAATGGACGAAGCAGCTTGAACTCACACAAGGTGGTGTAGTAAGCAGCCAGGCTGCCGAGGAAGAAAGTCAGCTCCTCCAGCAGATACGGACGATTACGGAACAAAAAAACAGAAATAATGTGACGCGAACCGAAGCCTATTGGCACATATATGCGGAGAATCCGGAGCTCCACTGGGCACTCCTTGCTCACATGGTTTCCCGCAATGGCGGTTGGTGCATGACGGATTTGCAAGGGGATATGCTGCCGCGCTTGCTCCCTGCTAAGCTTGCTGACAGTTTGTTTGCTTTCTTGGAACGAGCCAACAGCTTAATTTTCCATGATGCTTACCCGCAACTGCTTCTGTATCAAGAAAGCAAAAAAAAAAACAAGCCTTTGTTCCATCTTCTCACTGCGCTGGGAGTTTCCTCATGGATGCTGCCGGTTTGGGAGGAATTTTGGCGCAGCCATGATGCTGCCGTTCTCACCATTTCGCTCATAGTTAACGAGCAAAATTTCATCGAACATCGAATCGTTCAGAATGAGCTTTATCAGAAAACGGTACTAGATCAGCTGCTTTTCAAAAGCCAAGCCTTTCTGCAACTGAACCAAGTCGCCTTTCCTTTTAAGCTGCGGTCAGCTAATGAACCGGGAAATCCCTGGCATTTTGCTGGTCTGATTCTGGAGCATTTTGCACATCTCTCAGAGCGCATTGAGTTTGGGAAAAGCTTATACGCCATTATCTACGGTGTGCCCGAAGTCCTTCAAGGCGTAGTCAGGTTCGCTTCCTCTACACCTCATACAGGATCACGTGCCGACTATTGGCCTAAGCACTACTCCCCCATAGCAAAAACCTCCCCTGATACGAAGTATCAGAGGAGGTTGGATGGTTCAGCGTGGAAAGCAAATGCCGTACCGCTGTATAGTCCGCCACTTGCTCAAGCGTGGCCAGATAGGCTCGTGGCGCCAGTAGAGCCTGGCGACTGGTTCACGGATGTGTCGAAGCCGCTATCCCATATGACGGCGATTCCTGTTCCGGTACCATTTGATATGACGAACGAAATATTTGACGGACTTAATAAATTGGAACTGGCTATATGTGCTAAGGAACTGCTGTAG
- a CDS encoding GntR family transcriptional regulator yields MNLSFNNRDPVYLQVVRYFKEEIATGKLAAGKEIPSRRELAGMFQINPNTAQKAYKEMEEQKLITTEGNSPSRITTDAHILNSIREELIREAVEVFVQSIRKMELPTDELLRFVKEKYESERTGRDTE; encoded by the coding sequence ATGAACCTTTCATTTAACAACCGCGATCCGGTGTATCTGCAGGTGGTCAGATATTTCAAAGAAGAGATCGCAACAGGGAAGCTTGCTGCAGGCAAGGAAATTCCTTCGAGACGTGAATTGGCAGGGATGTTTCAGATCAACCCCAATACCGCGCAGAAAGCTTACAAAGAGATGGAGGAACAAAAATTGATTACAACCGAAGGTAATTCTCCCAGCCGAATTACGACTGATGCACATATCTTGAACTCGATTCGCGAGGAGCTAATCAGAGAGGCTGTGGAGGTCTTCGTGCAATCGATCCGTAAAATGGAGCTGCCAACCGATGAACTTTTGCGCTTTGTCAAAGAGAAGTACGAATCTGAGCGCACAGGGAGGGATACCGAGTGA
- a CDS encoding ABC transporter ATP-binding protein: MIEVDRIGKTYGRKRVLDEVSFTAEKGQITCLIGINGVGKSTIMKAIMGLTPIQSGQMRIDGRPVDKHTYEKVVFIPDTLTMPPQLKIEEAMQFMQDFYTTWNQQRAEELLTFFKLKADERIGSLSKGNSAKANLLLGLSLDADYLLMDEPFSGIDMFSRELIASVFTSHLIEDRGVLITTHEIHDIEHLIDQVVLLDEGRVMKQFDTEDMRLTEGKSVVDVMREVYSR, from the coding sequence GTGATTGAAGTAGATCGAATAGGAAAGACTTACGGACGTAAGAGAGTGCTTGATGAAGTTTCCTTCACGGCAGAGAAAGGGCAAATTACTTGCCTGATCGGGATTAACGGCGTCGGAAAATCGACGATTATGAAAGCTATTATGGGGCTGACACCGATTCAAAGCGGTCAAATGCGGATTGACGGTAGGCCTGTGGACAAACATACCTACGAGAAGGTTGTTTTCATACCGGACACGTTAACGATGCCTCCCCAATTGAAAATTGAAGAAGCTATGCAATTTATGCAGGATTTCTACACGACTTGGAATCAACAAAGGGCAGAGGAACTGCTAACGTTTTTCAAATTGAAAGCTGACGAGCGAATTGGCAGTTTGTCCAAAGGAAATTCAGCGAAAGCCAATTTGCTGCTCGGACTCTCGCTCGATGCGGATTATCTGCTCATGGACGAACCGTTTTCCGGTATCGATATGTTTAGCCGGGAACTGATTGCCAGCGTTTTTACCAGTCATCTGATTGAGGATCGCGGTGTTCTGATCACGACACATGAAATCCATGATATCGAACATTTGATTGATCAGGTCGTTCTGCTCGATGAGGGCCGCGTCATGAAGCAGTTTGACACAGAGGATATGCGCTTGACAGAAGGTAAATCCGTTGTGGATGTCATGAGAGAGGTGTATAGTCGATGA
- a CDS encoding Arc family DNA-binding protein, with the protein MAPKKNFALRLDPKLYEALERWAEDEFRSVNSHIEYVLREALHRTGRLPKPGPAQPVSDPDQEQ; encoded by the coding sequence ATGGCACCTAAGAAAAACTTCGCACTCCGCCTCGATCCCAAGCTCTATGAGGCTTTGGAGCGTTGGGCAGAGGATGAATTCCGCAGCGTGAACAGCCATATCGAATATGTCCTGCGCGAAGCTCTTCATCGAACAGGACGCTTGCCCAAACCTGGTCCGGCACAACCCGTTTCAGATCCCGACCAAGAGCAATGA
- a CDS encoding SPFH domain-containing protein has translation MKETSAWSINGFLGLLLFVVGAGVGVLLLTQEYFAFGVILIVIGIIFVSNITAVQPNEASVINFFGSYKGTIRKSGLWLIIPFSTRKKISLRVRNFNSVKLKVNDIEGNPIEIAAVVVFKVVDTYKALFDVDSYEKFVEIQSETALRHVASKYPYDRFDGEGYSLRGNADEVAAELSLELQHRLSVAGVEVIESRLTHLAYSTEIASAMLQRQQASAILSARQTIVDGAVGMVQMAIARLEAEGLHLDEERKAAMINNLLVAIVSDRSASPVINTGSLY, from the coding sequence ATGAAAGAAACAAGCGCTTGGTCTATCAATGGATTTCTAGGATTATTATTATTTGTTGTTGGTGCTGGAGTCGGTGTTCTGCTTCTTACGCAAGAATACTTTGCATTCGGCGTTATTTTAATCGTGATAGGCATTATTTTCGTTTCAAATATTACCGCCGTACAGCCTAACGAAGCCTCAGTCATCAATTTCTTCGGCAGTTACAAGGGGACGATTCGCAAGAGCGGACTTTGGCTGATCATCCCCTTCTCTACACGCAAGAAGATTTCATTGCGCGTGCGTAACTTTAACAGCGTCAAGTTGAAAGTAAATGATATTGAAGGAAATCCGATCGAAATTGCAGCTGTCGTTGTTTTCAAAGTCGTCGACACATACAAAGCTCTATTCGATGTAGACAGCTATGAGAAATTCGTTGAAATTCAAAGTGAAACCGCACTGCGTCATGTTGCCAGCAAATATCCCTACGACCGCTTCGATGGCGAAGGCTACTCCCTAAGAGGCAATGCCGATGAAGTAGCCGCTGAGCTCAGCCTTGAATTACAGCATCGCCTATCTGTTGCCGGTGTTGAGGTTATTGAATCCCGCTTAACACATCTGGCTTATTCCACAGAGATTGCCAGCGCTATGCTTCAGCGCCAACAGGCGTCTGCTATCTTGTCTGCTCGCCAAACCATTGTCGATGGTGCCGTCGGCATGGTTCAAATGGCTATTGCTCGCTTGGAAGCAGAAGGCCTCCATTTGGACGAAGAAAGAAAAGCGGCTATGATTAACAATTTGCTCGTTGCAATTGTATCTGACCGCTCAGCGAGCCCGGTCATTAATACCGGTTCGTTGTATTAA
- a CDS encoding aminoglycoside phosphotransferase family protein: MNIELEKLIYALSQRFKTNIISTDFQTMPLQGGTVGNVCLVTGIAENVDGEKLPYRIVLKIQNKWERYGDPGSWRREYDLYSSDLGATFSQALRWPICYYAEFNAEVTEYHLWLEYIDGVTGLDLTGDMYEKAALELGRFQGKLYAEHPAVLQSLTNLSHADLMKNTYLHYRSWPVVYDYIRSEDCELPLHLRQMLIDIDEQADEIFARIEKLPLVLCHRDFWVTNLIYADGNFALIDWDTSGWGYLGEDLASLIADEPDINHMVEHYQRCIPAYYKGFSEYAAVSRIADHCVYEIILLVFGYRLVEGYLHTEADDEKTKHVHTLQKINEMKTIPLLVTSGNIA; the protein is encoded by the coding sequence ATGAATATTGAACTTGAAAAGCTGATTTATGCTTTAAGCCAACGGTTCAAGACGAATATCATCTCCACCGACTTCCAAACTATGCCATTACAGGGCGGAACTGTGGGGAATGTGTGCCTGGTAACGGGGATAGCCGAAAACGTGGATGGCGAAAAATTGCCTTACCGTATAGTTCTAAAAATCCAGAACAAATGGGAGCGTTACGGCGATCCGGGTTCATGGCGTCGGGAATATGATCTCTATTCATCTGATTTGGGAGCGACTTTCTCGCAAGCCCTTCGCTGGCCGATATGTTATTACGCTGAGTTTAATGCCGAAGTTACTGAATACCATCTGTGGCTGGAATATATCGATGGCGTAACCGGTTTAGACCTGACCGGTGACATGTATGAAAAGGCCGCGCTGGAGTTAGGTCGCTTTCAAGGCAAGCTGTATGCAGAGCACCCCGCCGTGTTGCAGAGCCTGACCAACCTGAGTCATGCGGATCTAATGAAGAATACGTATTTGCATTACCGGTCATGGCCGGTCGTCTACGATTATATACGATCGGAGGACTGCGAATTGCCTCTGCACTTGCGGCAAATGCTCATCGACATTGATGAGCAAGCAGATGAGATATTCGCCCGTATTGAAAAATTACCCCTCGTGCTATGTCACCGGGACTTCTGGGTAACCAATCTTATCTATGCTGACGGGAATTTCGCGCTTATCGATTGGGATACCAGCGGATGGGGCTACCTGGGTGAGGATCTCGCAAGCCTGATCGCGGATGAACCGGATATTAATCACATGGTCGAACATTACCAGCGATGCATCCCTGCGTATTACAAAGGCTTTTCGGAGTATGCGGCTGTATCCCGAATCGCCGATCATTGTGTCTACGAGATAATCCTTCTCGTATTCGGGTACAGACTTGTGGAGGGGTATCTCCACACAGAGGCTGATGACGAGAAGACGAAGCATGTCCATACTCTCCAAAAAATCAATGAAATGAAGACCATACCCTTGTTGGTCACGTCTGGTAACATAGCCTAA
- a CDS encoding DUF6210 family protein — MQKERKVCLYGLEQLALIIKSKSGVFYYNQVGGYSCLQPSVEGILAILDDDTKLLLKNLSDYCFNKTKLTIEDANFLDDLLRTNRAGEFMSIDRERLDDSMEAWLNVIIDNETMDKAFLNGFDEDKGILTWSNSD; from the coding sequence ATGCAAAAAGAACGTAAAGTCTGTCTATATGGCTTGGAACAGCTTGCACTTATTATAAAATCAAAGTCGGGAGTTTTTTACTATAACCAAGTCGGTGGTTATTCTTGTTTACAACCTTCAGTAGAAGGAATACTTGCAATACTTGATGATGACACAAAACTACTTTTGAAGAACCTGTCTGATTATTGTTTTAATAAAACAAAGTTAACGATAGAAGATGCAAATTTTTTAGACGACTTACTTCGAACAAACAGAGCGGGGGAGTTTATGTCAATAGATAGAGAAAGACTGGACGACTCCATGGAAGCGTGGCTCAATGTGATTATTGATAATGAAACGATGGATAAAGCATTTCTTAATGGATTTGATGAAGATAAAGGAATATTGACTTGGAGTAACAGTGATTAG
- a CDS encoding copper amine oxidase N-terminal domain-containing protein, with protein MSNIFISSARLLLIVTLLFMGPGIVKVKASNISDSNIRVILDANLIPFSEPPYIENSTTLVQFRPIFENLGLEVSWNEFTRTVKGRKQGVQIELQIDNPVAKVNGNSITLSVAPKLKDGNTFVPLRFISESVESKVEWNDASRTVVIYSKNNYASADGKFHFTAYGLWRNMGGLDKIKSEVDERVQDFVMVEDVEYLQLALRYFNYTMLFISAEPDIDKTKDMDLIQYLDRAKKKAAISNVDILGEKQIKLFGFDARQLTYVNNNDWDKRVDTLIVFKSDSQFYSIRNSSYEVTYKSSILDFHEILESMDFQEK; from the coding sequence TTGAGTAACATATTTATTAGCTCTGCAAGGTTACTATTAATAGTAACTCTTTTATTTATGGGGCCAGGAATTGTCAAAGTAAAAGCTTCAAATATTTCGGATAGCAATATTCGTGTTATCTTAGACGCAAATTTGATTCCATTTAGTGAGCCGCCATATATTGAAAACTCCACAACACTTGTACAATTCAGACCTATTTTTGAAAACTTGGGTCTTGAAGTCTCATGGAATGAGTTCACTCGCACTGTCAAAGGACGTAAGCAAGGCGTACAAATCGAATTACAGATTGATAACCCAGTAGCCAAAGTAAATGGTAATTCTATAACATTATCTGTGGCCCCTAAGTTAAAAGATGGTAATACATTTGTTCCACTTCGCTTCATATCGGAGTCTGTTGAATCAAAGGTTGAATGGAATGATGCAAGTCGAACAGTAGTTATCTACAGCAAGAATAATTATGCAAGTGCCGACGGCAAATTTCATTTTACCGCTTATGGTCTTTGGAGAAATATGGGGGGCCTAGATAAAATCAAATCTGAGGTCGATGAAAGAGTTCAAGATTTCGTTATGGTTGAAGATGTTGAGTATTTACAATTAGCTCTACGTTACTTTAATTACACCATGTTATTTATTTCAGCTGAGCCGGATATAGATAAGACTAAAGATATGGATCTGATTCAGTATTTGGATCGTGCCAAGAAAAAAGCAGCTATATCTAACGTTGATATCCTCGGAGAAAAACAAATCAAGCTGTTTGGATTTGACGCTCGACAGTTGACATACGTGAATAATAATGATTGGGACAAGCGTGTTGATACCCTCATCGTATTCAAGTCTGACTCCCAGTTTTATAGTATTAGGAATTCATCCTATGAAGTTACTTATAAGAGTTCAATTCTAGATTTCCACGAAATTCTAGAAAGTATGGATTTTCAAGAAAAGTAA
- a CDS encoding ring-cleaving dioxygenase gives MKIFYVQNLGTGLLKEDDSSFTLTVGETSLTFIQTDEKDDRPFYHFAVNINESQFKLAKEYLSKRVTLLQNESHDEFEFIDWNAHAVYFYDPSGNIVEYIARHNIKSTATDEFTNKDILCISEVGLPVLDVSNLASTLESEINLPIWKGNGKSFQPVGDEHGLFILVDIDREWYPTNDKAQIFPVMVKIKDSDRQYSFPHLPYHIL, from the coding sequence TTGAAAATTTTCTATGTTCAGAATTTAGGCACAGGTTTATTAAAAGAAGATGATAGTTCGTTTACATTAACGGTTGGTGAAACCAGTCTTACATTTATACAAACAGATGAAAAGGATGACAGACCATTTTACCATTTTGCTGTTAATATTAATGAGAGCCAATTTAAACTAGCTAAAGAATACTTATCAAAAAGGGTAACTTTATTGCAAAATGAATCCCATGATGAGTTTGAATTTATAGATTGGAACGCACATGCTGTTTATTTTTATGATCCCTCAGGAAACATTGTGGAATACATTGCACGCCACAATATTAAAAGTACTGCTACTGATGAATTCACTAACAAAGACATACTTTGTATAAGTGAAGTTGGATTACCTGTATTGGACGTTTCAAACTTAGCATCAACGTTAGAATCAGAAATTAATCTTCCAATATGGAAAGGAAATGGAAAATCATTTCAGCCTGTTGGTGACGAACATGGGCTTTTTATTTTAGTAGATATAGATCGTGAATGGTATCCAACAAATGATAAGGCACAAATATTCCCAGTCATGGTAAAAATCAAAGACAGCGATAGACAATACTCATTCCCACATTTGCCGTATCACATATTGTAA